The proteins below are encoded in one region of Mya arenaria isolate MELC-2E11 chromosome 15, ASM2691426v1:
- the LOC128220801 gene encoding glycoprotein 3-alpha-L-fucosyltransferase A-like, with translation MAVRCSKFKRQFILLIGIFLVLTVILQIVPSFYEAQNNIVTAMKFPQFESRLLSNKSFTVVKRLKDPVSLWKVHPSDDRILLQAKFNPKIDLSLSPKRILLEQGLAGWNVKGGKQAFNDHDCPVQHCELHGHPNGEVFDARIFKEIELYSRLLQDAQAEVPRHSDQVWIMFALESPEASPSYEGLNDVINWTATYRYDSTMVTPYDKFQVYDNFTQISNYKSDKNYAQGKTKLAAIFVSNCYASNARLEYVKELQQYMDLDFYGSCGNLRCDKGFGNNCFENLQKEYKFYLSFENANCRDYITEKFFLNALRHDVVPVVMGAHPDDYRRVAPPGSFIHVEEFPNAQALAGHLKRLNELDDEYNDYFRWKSTGQFVDTKLWCRICSLLWDTDLPHQSIHDLEQWWRGDNICIGKGRWDEISNSSKLHVRK, from the exons ATGGCAGTACGATGCAGTAAATTCAAAAGACAGTTTATATTACTGATCGGAATTTTTCTTGTATTGACAGTAATTCTTCAGATTGTACCCTCGTTTTATGAAGCACAGAACAATATTGTCACGGCAATGAAGTTCCCACAGTTTGAGAGCCGCTTATTAAGCAATAAGTCATTTACCGTTGTTAAGCGTCTAAAAGATCCTGTCTCGCTCTGGAAAGTACATCCGTCAGACGACAGGATTTTATTGCAAGCTAAGTTTAATcctaagattgacttaagtctCTCGCCTAAGAGGATTCTTCTGGAACAGGGACTGGCGGGCTGGAACGTCAAAGGCGGTAAACAAGCGTTTAATGACCATGACTGCCCTGTACAACACTGTGAACTTCATGGCCATCCGAATGGAGAAGTGTTTGACGCTAGAATATTTAAGGAAATAGAGCTGTACAGCCGCTTGCTCCAAGATGCGCAAGCAGAAGTGCCCCGTCATTCAGATCAGGTTTGGATCATGTTCGCGCTGGAAAGTCCGGAAGCGTCGCCTTCTTACGAGGGTCTGAATGACGTCATAAACTGGACAGCCACGTATCGCTACGACTCTACGATGGTGACTCCGTACGATAAATTTCAAGTTTATGATAATTTTACTCAGATATCTAACTATAAGTCGGATAAAAATTACGCTCAGGGCAAGACTAAACTAGCAGCAATATTTGTGTCAAACTGTTATGCGTCAAACGCAAGATTGGAATATGTGAAGGAGCTACAGCAGTACATGGACTTGGACTTTTATGGCTCCTGCGGGAATTTAAGATGCGATAAAGGGTTTGGAAACAACTGCTTTGAAAATCTACAGAAggaatataagttttatttgtcttttgaaAACGCCAACTGTCGTGATTATATTACCGAGAAGTTCTTTCTCAATGCATTAAG GCATGACGTCGTCCCGGTCGTCATGGGCGCGCATCCAGATGATTACAGACGCGTGGCCCCACCTGGATCCTTCATCCACGTGGAGGAATTCCCAAATGCACAGGCGCTTGCCGGGCATCTTAAGCGTCTGAATGAGCTAGACGATGAATATAATGACTATTTCCGGTGGAAAAGTACCGGGCAGTTTGTTGATACTAAATTATGGTGCAGAATTTGTTCATTGTTATGGGATACCGATCTCCCCCACCAATCAATCCATGACTTAGAACAATGGTGGCGGGGTGATAATATATGTATAGGCAAAGGTCGCTGGGATGAAATATCAAACAGTAGTAAATTACATGTGCGAAAATGA